The genome window TTACTGCGTTTTAACCGTTTGGCTAAACAAATCCCTGCACCAGCCGTTTCATACAGAAATGCATGATATAAATGCATACATTTGCCGTTTGGCAAACCCAATATTTAGCAGGTAACTATGATTGCGATAACTTCGCTGTTAGATAAAACCCATTCTGCTCGTGTTTCTGAACTGACAGAACATTTAGAAACAAAATTTGGGCTTAATGGGGTTAAAATAACTCCCTATCCCCACCTGACTTTGCTTACAGCGGAAGTCCCGGACATGGAAGAACTGAAGCAATACTTGGAGCTTACCTGTTTTGAGATGCCTGATTTTACGATACGTACTACTGGCTTAGGCATATTTCCTGGTCCATCTCCGGTGGTATACATACCAGTACTGCGCACGCCGCCTCTTAACCAGCTACACTCTAAACTGCACCGCAATATATCTGAGATGAGCAGCGAAATGGGTGTTTATTATAACCCTAACATGTGGCTCCCTCATATTACGCTGGCTTTAGGCGACACCACTCCTGCCATGCTTGGTCCAGTGCTCTCGTTTTTGTGCCAGTATAACTTTAACTGGGAGATAACCCTGGATAATATTACCATCCTGCAGCAATGCGGTGATTATTACCTCAAAGAAGAAGAATTCAGGTTTGGCCGGCGCGAGCTGATCAGCTAAACTATAAGCTATAAAACAAGAGCGGCTGCAAGTATAAACCTGCAGCCGCTTCTGTTTTATAGTATAAGCCTCTCGGCCAGAATTACATATCCAGCACGATCGCAAATACCAGTGGCGCAACTATAGTTGCATCCGATTCGATCATGAATTTAGGGGTATCTTTACCTAGTTTACCCCAAGTAATTTTCTCGTTTGGTACAGCCCCAGAGTAAGAACCATAGCTGGTAGTAGAGTCAGATATCTGTGCAAAGTAGCCCCAAAGCGGAACACCTGTGCGTTGAAGATCCTGGTGCAGCATTGGCACTACGCAAATCGGGAAGTCGCCGGCAATACCACCACCAATCTGGAAGAAACCTACAGTAGACTCTTCTTTGGCATTCTGAGTATACCAGTCAGCCAGGTACATCATATACTGGATACCAGTTCTCATGGTATGCACATTCTTGATGTCGCCTGCAATTACGTGGCCTGCATAAATGTTACCTAGTGTAGAGTCTTCCCAGCCCGGGCAAATAATTGGCAGGTTCTTTTTAGCAGCTTCCAGCATCCAGCTGTTCTTCGGGTCTATCTGGTAGTACTGCTCCAGCTCACCTGATAACAGGATCTGGTAGAAGAACTCGTGCGGGAAGTATGATTTGCCTTCCTGGTCTGCTTTCTCCCAGAACTTAAGTACCGTGTGCTCAATGCGGCGCATCGCTTCTTCTTCCGGAATACAGGTATCGGTTACACGGTTCATGTGGCGCTCCAGCAAGGCCTCTTCGTCGGCAGCTGAAAGTTCGCGGTAATGCGGCACGCGCTCGTAAAAATCGTGGGCTACCAAGTTAAAGATATCTTCTTCGAGGTTGGCACCGGTACACGAAATAGCATGTACTTTGTCCTGACGGATCATTTCGGCAAGTATAATGCCCATCTCAGCTGTAGACATGGCTCCAGCCAGCGTGATCATCATTTTACCACCGTTGTTCAGGTGTGTTTTATAGCCTTCGGCAGCGTCTATCACAGAGGCTGCGTTAAAATGTTTGTAGTGTTTCTTTAAGAAATTTGTTACTTCCATGTTCATTAGCTTAAAGCACCCTTTTGCTCAGGGATACTTGAGTCTGCAAGTTATAAATTAATAATGATTTATACTTTACGGTTTATAATCTGCAGCTGTTCGAACACCTGAACGGAGCAGGTGGAATAGGTAGCCTTGATTAGGTCTGCCGATTTCAGAAACGAAACATATTACAGCGCAAAAGATTCCATTTTAAGAACCCGGAATTTTAACTTTTGCACAGTAATACAAGCCGACTATTTAGCAGGTTTTTCTATGATCAGGTTATGGTTGGTATAGATGCAGATATCAGCAGCAATATTGAGGGCTTCGCGCACCATTTCTTCTGCTGATAAATGCGGGGCATGTTTTTGCAAAGCCAGCGCTGCAGCGTGTGCATACATACTTCCCGAGCCTATAGCTGCGATCTGGTTATCAGGCTCCAGCACATCGCCTGTACCTGATATAATCAGTAATTCGTCTTTGTTGGCTACCACCATCATGGCTTCGAGTTTGCGCAGGTACTGGTCTTTACGCCAGTCTTTGGCCAGCTCTATGGCAGCGCGTTTCATGTTGTGCTGGTAGGCGTTTAGTTTCTCCTCGAAGCGTTCCAGTAAGGTAAAGGCATCGGCGGTGGAGCCGGCAAAACCGGTTACTACTTTACCATCCAGCAGCTTTCGTATTTTCTTAACGTTGCTTTTGGCGATATGCTTGTCCATGGTGGCCTGGCCGTCGGCACCCAGTGCTACCTCGCCGTTATGGTAAATACCTAAAACAGTGGTCGATCTTATCTTGGTCATGAGTTGCTTGTGTTTGTTAGCTGGGTATACGCAACTATAGTTTATACTTTGCTGCGGTACGCCTGTAAAACTACGGCATCCTCAAACAAAAAGCCAATTGTAGGGTTTACGCCAAATTGTCGGTAAAAATTTTAAAGTGCGTGCAACCAATTCGCCTGGTTAAGCATCTATTGAGGTATATATAGCATAGCTACAATACAGCAACCTGACTTCTTCAGGAAGTAAAGAAATATTACCCGCTCCAAATAGTATAGATTAGTTTGTATAAGAAAAGCCGCTCTCCTGGAGCGGCTTTCTCTTTTATGGCCAATTTTATACTTGCAGGCAAGTATAGCTTTTCCTATATTTAACATAAAGTTTATTTCGTTTAGCCGCCGTATTTGGGTGTATAAACGTAATAAACTCCGTTTATACAGTAGTTGGGCAACAAATCAAAACAAGATAAATGAAACAAACATTACTGCTCTTTTTCCTTCCATTACTGTTTTGCTTTCATATCGCAGCCCAAGCTAAGAAACCAGAGGACTTCGGCTTCAGGCACCTGCAAACTCTTTACAAGCAGGATACGGTGGATATTCTGTTACTGTCGAAAAGAGGTGAAGAAGAGATGGAGAAGCCGCTGTTCCTCTTCATCCAAGGGTCGCTCCCAAAGCCGCTCATCAAGCTTCAGGAGAAT of Pontibacter deserti contains these proteins:
- a CDS encoding 2'-5' RNA ligase family protein, which translates into the protein MIAITSLLDKTHSARVSELTEHLETKFGLNGVKITPYPHLTLLTAEVPDMEELKQYLELTCFEMPDFTIRTTGLGIFPGPSPVVYIPVLRTPPLNQLHSKLHRNISEMSSEMGVYYNPNMWLPHITLALGDTTPAMLGPVLSFLCQYNFNWEITLDNITILQQCGDYYLKEEEFRFGRRELIS
- a CDS encoding deoxyhypusine synthase family protein, which codes for MEVTNFLKKHYKHFNAASVIDAAEGYKTHLNNGGKMMITLAGAMSTAEMGIILAEMIRQDKVHAISCTGANLEEDIFNLVAHDFYERVPHYRELSAADEEALLERHMNRVTDTCIPEEEAMRRIEHTVLKFWEKADQEGKSYFPHEFFYQILLSGELEQYYQIDPKNSWMLEAAKKNLPIICPGWEDSTLGNIYAGHVIAGDIKNVHTMRTGIQYMMYLADWYTQNAKEESTVGFFQIGGGIAGDFPICVVPMLHQDLQRTGVPLWGYFAQISDSTTSYGSYSGAVPNEKITWGKLGKDTPKFMIESDATIVAPLVFAIVLDM
- the hslV gene encoding ATP-dependent protease subunit HslV, which produces MTKIRSTTVLGIYHNGEVALGADGQATMDKHIAKSNVKKIRKLLDGKVVTGFAGSTADAFTLLERFEEKLNAYQHNMKRAAIELAKDWRKDQYLRKLEAMMVVANKDELLIISGTGDVLEPDNQIAAIGSGSMYAHAAALALQKHAPHLSAEEMVREALNIAADICIYTNHNLIIEKPAK